From the genome of Nicotiana sylvestris chromosome 1, ASM39365v2, whole genome shotgun sequence:
GAGCATTTATTGTAAtctttactttatgaacgtgaaaatacatgtaatTTGTTTCATTATTGTAATTGCATCTCTCAACATCATATCCCACTCgtgccaaaacaaatcctatagcaacgcttataatgagtggttgcgcccttccgatatcatagcccctaaatgtggcaaaggcatatttgtggtaaaaacagtcgatcaacggtgtagtcgacggttccgcgcctttccctcttgagttgtccgctcaagggtaccttgtctagcacttcaaagtagaaaccttactctattaaactgttcatgcatcatggtcaaacctagccgagtcagttatgttgtccgcataatgactcattaatatagccttgtccaaagtccatcgggtttccctaaaacccaaacggacagctacatgttctgtgcatttatttggagaactaaatgctttttatgctgattattgATATTAAATattcgagtccggtgggggtgagtTCTTAACCcttttttgttttgcagaaaataaatgacaaagttcctgacttcaGTATGGTAAACATGtcttcactcttgcagacttggtggagaaacctcccatcgagcaaccaaatcaacgagtggaaggaGAGAGTCACCAAGTCTAGTAAGAAgatagaatacctggagtacagcttgctggaattggaagggaaagtgaggaaaagagtattcgactgtcaaaatgttgagaaaggcaaaggagaacgtctggcgatagcGTTTTTACTGGAAAATTTGCGCGAGCTGGAGGTCTTGATCagcgagaacattcaacctgaaggaGGTCCTTCTGGGGCCAAGTAGTTAGGAGTGTTTCTTTTCGCTCATAATGTAATAAGGCCACTGGCCATTAGTGATATTTTTATCATTCAGTTGTTTTAAGACTCGTCttgtttttatcaataaaatgaggcatttagcattataagttctccaaatttaatttgtcgctaggcttacctcgggcacaacgaggcacccaaattaggaagcGATTTATATTCCatcacaatgtgtttaaatattgcaatattatTTATCAGAATCCGCGCTAactttttacctttttgtttttttttctttttattcccctccccaaaggttagttcgtgcattctggcaccatcagcatactcaacaagatccaagggtcctccacctcctcctcctccaagtcctaccagaaacaggaacaaaggcaaaatgggagATACAAGTGCTAGAAAGGAAATCGAGGAAACCTCTCAGAACGCTTCAAccactaaggaaactgctgctcaTCTTGAGCAAACTTTGCTGAGATTTCGAGAagaattggaacaagttcgaaaccTGGCAAGTCTGTCAATCACTCTTGCCGCTGCTGATGCCAACAACCAGAACCATACTACACCACCAGCACAACTCGCTCATGGCTAAGCCTACAACACCTGCAACAACACTCCACTGCACGTTCCTGAAACACAAAATACCAAAAAAGACCATAACACTCCAATCTTTGTGGACACCATGCCACATTACAGTCAGCCAATCACCAGTGCAATCGAGACAGATGACAAGAGCTCCCTCATTCAGAATTTGGCCGCTGAGATCAAGAAGTTGACTACCCGGGTCCAAGATTTCGAAGGTAACAAAATTGTTGAAGGGTTAAATTACGAAGATCTCTgtgttcagccagatgttgagctcccagaagggtacaaacctcccaagttcgaactattcgacggtacaggtgatcctaggGTCCACCTCAGAatgtattgtgataagctggtaggagtcggaagggacgagaagattcgcatgaagctgttcatgaggagtttgaagggtgaTGCTTTATCATGGTATATTAGCCAGGATGCAAAAAAATGGACTAGTTGGGTGAacatggcgtctgactttatggatcGATTTAGGTTCAACACTAAGAACGCACCAcatgtgttctatatccagaatctcaagaagaagcccacagagacctttcgcgagtatgctactcgttggaggtcagaagctgctaaggtcaaaccggccttggaggaagaacaaatgaacaggttcttCGTCCGTGCTCAGGATCCGCAGTACTACGAGAGGCTGATGCTAATAGAGGGCCAAAAGTTCTTcgacatcatcaagttgggagaaagaatcgaagaaggcataaaaaatggtatggtcactaacctcgaggcattgcaagctaccaacaaggctttacagtctggtggctcaTCAAAGAAAAATGATGTGAATTCTGTGATGGCTGCGCAAAGGAACAACTCCCCTATGAAGTACCAAACCTATCCCTcagctccactcacatatcaacctaccctaaATTACCAAGAACCATCACCTACCTACCAAATTCCATCACCTGCTCCACCACCTACGTATGAACCCGCTTCACACAGATATTCCCAATCCGCACCTATATACCAAGCATATAACTCCCAACCTTCTCACTACCCATCACCTCCTACCCGTCAAAACTTCCCACGACCTAGACCAAACTTTGACTGcaaacctcccagacaatataccgcCATAGCCGAGCCAATTGACCAATTATATCAAAAACTTAAGGCAACTGGTTACGTTACCCTTATCCCAGccgtaactccagaaaatccttcccagtggatcaacccaaacaagacttgcgcataccattccgggatgaagggccataccatcgacgagtgtcgctcgttaaaagacaagattcagaacctgattgacaacaagatcattatagcaaaggagcctgctcctaatgtccgcaacaaccctctacctgaCCACGAGGGTAAAGGCatccacatgatcgagatcgaagatgattgGGACCACAAGGGGTCAATCGGGTTGATAGCTGAAGGAGACGAGCctaagaagccaatagttactctcaaTCCCATTGTTGTCCAGATTCAGCCCTCTGAGGGCGATGTGGTAAACGTGTCCGTACCACTCGAGTTTGAAACACCACCTTCAAAGGCGCCAAAACTAATTGAGGTTGAGTTCGGAGTTCCAAGAGCGCCTATGCCATTTGAAGTTACTGTGTTACCTCCTAAGGCACCAATTCCAGTCTCCATGACAGACGTAACCCCGTTCAAGACAAATgctataccttgggattacaccgcTGAGGCTAGAAGGAAGGGAAAGACATATACTGGGGAAGCGATTGCCGCACAGGGCATGACCAGGACAGGCAGGGTATACACCCCGGAACACTTGGCTGAGTCCAGCAAGCAGGCCTCCGGGCGAGCTGTTGAAACTGGACctgatgacctttggaggaaggtACAGGCCAAAGAGTACTCGGTCGTCGAGCAACTGAACAAAACGCAAGCACAGATTTCTATTCTGGCTCTTCTACAAAGCTCAGAGGCACATAAAAACGCCTTAATAAAAGtactgagtgaagcttatgttcccAGCAACATAACAGGAGGCGAAATAGCAAACATGGTGGGGCATGTACTAGAAAGCCATAAGATTACCTTCCATGAAGATGAATTACCGCCAGAAGGGCTtggtcacaacaaagcattgcacatcactgcGCAATGCGAGGATCACTTTGTCACCAGGATTCTAGTCGACGGgggatccagcctcaacatttgtccgttggtaactctcaggacattgggtaagggattgcacgagatcaaagacgGGGCTATCAGTGTCAAAGCTTTTGATGGATCTCAGAGGTCCAACATTGGAGAAATTAGCttatgcctgcagatgggacccACCTTGTTCGATGTCGAGTTCCAAGTCATTGATGTACCAGCGTCCTACAATTTGTtgctaggacgaccctggatccacgccgctgggTATGTGGTGTCAACTTTGCATCAGgctgtaaaatttgaatggaatcatcaggaagtaatcattcatggcgacggtagcaaccctatatatagtcaCCAGGCCATCCCGATGATCGAAGGTAGAAGGAAAATCGTTGGAGAAACATACcatcacatcgagcgagtcaacgccatagacaaagacaagtggtgggataacaaaattgagagcATCCTGAATTGGAGCAGGTATGAACCCGGaaaaggacttggcaagaacctgtagggtatcaccaaacctatcaagctgaagaagcacggtaccacttttggcctagggtatgagtacacttgggaagagttcaaccactggtcacCCCCATGGCGCGGACCATACCATTCGCTGGAGCACCCTATACCTCAGTTGGAGCAGATTTTTCAGCCAACCGACACTTTGTACGGATCAGAGGAAGACGAGGCACTAGCAGCAATACAGAACCTGTTTCTGGaagatgatatggattgttgtgttatctTCGAGGAGGAAGTGGATGAAGGCCCTTCCATTCAAGCTATGAACCAAGGAGATCCCCTCGCCAATTGGTCAATCAGGACCACCAGTGCCCGgagagcctcggggtagcaaggctaaacgaCGCATATGCATCACACTTTACTTTAGTTTATTTTACTTCTTCGCATTGTCTTTACTTTTGAAAAAGAGCTCCGATGTTTTAAACGATTATGAAAAAGCATTTTCCAAGTTTATCTTTACGTTTTGCTCTCATTTATTTTCTATaccatttactttattttacacagcattactattacatatcttgatgatgaaccaacgactgtgacttgcaacgagataGTGCGACAAACGGATAtagactcagaagaggatgagataccagaagaggttgtcagGGAGGTCAAGAATTTCGAGAACAAGCCCAAGTCTAACTTAGACGAAACTGAGGTCATCAATTTGGGGAACacagaaaatgtcaaggaaacgcGTATGAACGTACACTTGTCACcaccagaaaaggaagaatacaccgACTTTTTGAAAGAATATGACGATATAttcgcttggtcatatgatgatatgaccggtctcagcacatccatcgTGGCCCACAAGCTGCCGACAGATCCGGCATGCCCACCGGtcaaacagaaactcagaaagttcaagccagacatgagtttgaaaatcaaagaagaggtcaccaagcaagtcaaagccagggTTCTCAAAGTAGttgag
Proteins encoded in this window:
- the LOC138874429 gene encoding uncharacterized protein, which translates into the protein MPHYSQPITSAIETDDKSSLIQNLAAEIKKLTTRVQDFEGNKIVEGLNYEDLCVQPDVELPEGYKPPKFELFDGTGDPRVHLRMYCDKLVGVGRDEKIRMKLFMRSLKGDALSWYISQDAKKWTSWVNMASDFMDRFRFNTKNAPHVFYIQNLKKKPTETFREYATRWRSEAAKVKPALEEEQMNRFFVRAQDPQYYERLMLIEGQKFFDIIKLGERIEEGIKNGMVTNLEALQATNKALQSGGSSKKNDIIIAKEPAPNVRNNPLPDHEGKGIHMIEIEDDWDHKGSIGLIAEGDEPKKPIVTLNPIVVQIQPSEGDVVNVSVPLEFETPPSKAPKLIEVEFGVPRAPMPFEVTVLPPKAPIPVSMTDVTPFKTNAIPWDYTAEARRKGKTYTGEAIAAQGMTRTGRVYTPEHLAESSKQASGRAVETGPDDLWRKVQAKEYSVVEQLNKTQAQISILALLQSSEAHKNALIKVLSEAYVPSNITGGEIANMVGHVLESHKITFHEDELPPEGLGHNKALHITAQCEDHFVTRILVDGGSSLNICPLVTLRTLGKGLHEIKDGAISVKAFDGSQRSNIGEISLCLQMGPTLFDVEFQVIDVPASYNLLLGRPWIHAAGYVVSTLHQAVKFEWNHQEVIIHGDGSNPIYSHQAIPMIEGRRKIVGETYHHIERVNAIDKDKWWDNKIESILNWSSITITYLDDEPTTVTCNEIVRQTDIDSEEDEIPEEVVREVKNFENKPKSNLDETEVINLGNTENVKETRMNVHLSPPEKEEYTDFLKEYDDIFAWSYDDMTGLSTSIVAHKLPTDPACPPVKQKLRKFKPDMSLKIKEEVTKQVKARVLKVVEYPTWLANVVPVPKKDGKFRVCIDYRDLNRTSPKDDFPLPNIHILIDNCSKHEL